A stretch of the Conger conger chromosome 3, fConCon1.1, whole genome shotgun sequence genome encodes the following:
- the LOC133124619 gene encoding tubulin alpha chain-like, whose product MRECISMHVGQAGAQMGNACWELYCLEHGIQPDGQMPSDKTIGGGDDSFNTFFSETGAGKHVPRAVFVDLEPTVIDEVRTGTYRQLFHPEQLITGKEDAANNYARGHYTIGKEIIDLVLDRTRKLADQCTGLQGFLIFHSFGGGTGSGFTSLLMERLSVDYGKKSKLEFAVYPAPQVSTAVVEPYNSILTTHTTLEHSDCAFMVDNEAIYDICRRNLDIERPTYTNLNRLIGQIVSSITASLRFDGALNVDLTEFQTNLVPYPRIHFPLATYAPVISAEKAYHEQLSVADITNACFEPANQMVKCDPRHGKYMACCLLYRGDVVPKDVNSAIATIKTKRTIQFVDWCPTGFKVGINYQPPTVVPGGDLAKVQRAVCMLSNTTAIAEAWARLDHKFDLMYAKRAFVHWYVGEGMEEGEFSEAREDMAALEKDYEEVGTDSVGEDEEEGEEY is encoded by the exons CACGTCGGCCAAGCCGGGGCCCAGATgggcaatgcatgctgggagctgtaCTGCCTGGAGCACGGGATCCAGCCGGACGGACAGATGCCCAGCGATAAGACGATTGGAGGAGGAGACGATTCCTTCAACACCTTCTTCAGCGAGACTGGGGCGGGCAAACACGTCCCCCGTGCCGTCTTCGTCGACTTGGAGCCCACTGTCATTG ATGAGGTACGCACAGGCACCTACCGCCAGCTGTTCCACCCTGAGCAGCTCATCACTGGTAAGGAGGATGCTGCTAACAACTATGCCCGTGGGCACTACACCATTGGCAAGGAGATTATCGACCTGGTACTCGATAGAACACGCAAACTG GCAGACCAGTGCACTGGGCTCCAGGGTTTCCTCATCTTCCACAGCTTTGGAGGTGGCACTGGTTCTGGGTTTACCTCCCTGCTGATGGAACGCCTCTCCGTCGACTATGGCAAGAAGTCCAAGCTTGAGTTTGCAGTCTACCCAGCCCCCCAGGTGTCCACGGCTGTGGTGGAGCCCTACAACTCCATCCTGaccacccacaccaccctggAGCACTCCGACTGCGCCTTCATGGTCGACAACGAGGCCATCTACGACATCTGCCGCAGGAACCTGGACATCGAGCGCCCCACCTACACCAACCTCAACAGGCTCATCGGCCAGATTGTCTCCTCCATCACTGCCTCCCTGCGCTTTGATGGGGCCTTGAATGTGGATCTGACAGAGTTCCAGACCAACTTGGTGCCCTACCCCCGCATCCACTTCCCCCTGGCCACCTATGCCCCAGTAATCTCCGCTGAGAAGGCTTACCACGAGCAGCTCTCCGTGGCTGACATTACCAATGCCTGCTTcgagccagccaatcagatggtgAAATGCGATCCCCGTCACGGCAAGTACATGGCCTGCTGCCTGCTTTACCGCGGTGATGTGGTGCCCAAAGACGTCAACTCAGCCATCGCCACCATCAAGACCAAACGCACCATCCAGTTTGTGGACTGGTGTCCCACTGGCTTCAAGGTGGGCATCAACTACCAGCCGCCCACCGTGGTGCCCGGGGGAGACCTGGCCAAGGTCCAGAGGGCCGTGTGCATGCTGAGCAACACCACCGCCATCGCCGAGGCCTGGGCCCGTCTGGACCACAAGTTTGACCTGATGTACGCCAAGCGTGCCTTCGTCCACTGGTACGTGGGGGAGGgcatggaggagggagagttcTCTGAAGCCAGAGAAGACATGGCCGCCCTGGAGAAGGACTATGAAGAAGTGGGCACCGACAGTGTGggggaggatgaagaggaaggagaagagTACTAA